A single window of Montipora capricornis isolate CH-2021 chromosome 14, ASM3666992v2, whole genome shotgun sequence DNA harbors:
- the LOC138032052 gene encoding uncharacterized protein, whose protein sequence is MDAPLSFADFYSMITFVTNDIIPAGLRTIFKQEWDNRYKDTLGEWKDQPKNGQDFLRQESKLRLHVLPCVSRNAQFLATVVNGDSNQWDAPTLLYSILHSKCIGDNLNPEVKKSIDKLRSIRIKVLVGLSAVTGHKMSYSELYAPVSGVLDAFTALGLSTQQIQEITNQTKSLISELKEGVDPNKEDTKTLGLFTQEISLSTDLHAFVINELEKGHHPHNEEMKIVLDAITALGRSTQQIQDITSQTESPISELKEGDDPNKEDRKIQGRVAVENEYALGIVAHEHRADTDFQQTAMENTEDNEHKECAKPVIGLAKGSFAIDSMFSFHWKQIQDTLGQLERARYEDDIDKMKPLMELLKHWKDAGDRIMGKRNELDSMVKSCAEEGSDGVTHGYRPDTDSPPKGEEVEIVEASMKFEAEHEECVRVLPYKENDQVVIRFYVFSGESGALESLKVAAQEFFAKMKVELRWLDLYNNAVNILNVTPLGYVCGESHELALEAYQVDAINEVINENLSKFDKHRNVTSVQASFKVTNSQQTREPCIRIYVLGKGFIPMGESKFEPFLGPYPVDVVDGFWYRTRDIWTPNQAQKQNDVVCLGASIGVKGEGGCGTLGAIVEDGVGGLYALSCDHVIKHGPIVQNEIVHPGLDDHLNYLRYHLCEYAHWIDEITGPGNEETEISGAENLQKPEMREKFNRLRELKEANLNSERCLQWILKKAEEHEEAFKAGLKEPRVVGSYTKGLRCNFKWTNDKEYFVDAAIAKLTDDEVIRLKESKIVQVIGRGVRPNGECCPVKDIMNAELLCKSGRTTGYTENGHVVDASVDAPGFLAPPMFEAQSDATFNIRLPHTACPESDTRQTSQSQMEPIHGMTCKKMFSNVVCERVWRKSCLFIDAKRHFVHEGDSGAVIFEKRRESRGLRGFGIIFAMHENSYKIYAIASPLEVVLDALSSEISEGNLHTLRLVSELNS, encoded by the exons ATGGATGCACCACTGTCATTTGCTGATTTCTACTCCATGATTACCTTTGTCACCAATGATATAATACCTGCAGGTCTTCGAACAATCTTCAAACAGGAATGGGACAACCGTTACAAGGATACTCTCGGGGAATGGAAAGATCAACCCAAGAATGGACAGGACTTCTTAAGGCAGGAGTCCAAGTTGAGGCTCCATGTTTTGCCATGTGTTTCAAGAAATGCTCAATTTTTAGCTACCGTGGTCAATGGAGATAGCAATCAGTGGGATGCACCTACGCTGTTATATAGTATTCTGCACTCTAAATGTATTGGGGACAACCTGAATCCAGAGGTCAAGAAAAGTATAGACAAGTTGAGGAGCATCCGCATAAAAGTTTTAGTGGGTCTATCAGCCGTGACAGGTCATAAAATGTCATACTCAGAACTTTATGCTCCCGTTTCTGGCGTACTTGATGCTTTTACAGCACTTGGCCTGTCCACCCAGCAGATTCAAGAAATCACAAATCAAACTAAGTCTCTGATAAGCGAGTTGAAGGAAGGAGTTGACCCAAATAAGGAAGACACAAAAA CACTTGGCCTCTTCACCCAGGAGATTTCATTAAGCACAGATCTACATGCGTTTGTGATAAACGAGTTGGAGAAAGGACATCACCCACataatgaagaaatgaaaa TCGTACTTGATGCCATTACAGCACTTGGCCGCTCCACCCAGCAGATTCAAGACATCACAAGTCAAACTGAGTCTCCGATAAGTGAGTTGAAGGAAGGAGATGACCCAAATAAGGAAGACAGAAAAA TTCAAGGACGCGTAGCTGTGGAGAATGAGTACGCACTTGGCATCGTGGCCCATGAACATCGAGCTGATACAGACTTCCAACAGACAGCTATGGAGAATACTGAAGATAATGAGCATAAGGAGTGCGCAAAGCCTGTCATCGGGCTTGCCAAAGGATCATTTGCTATTGATTCAATGTTCAGTTTCCACTGGAAACAGATCCAAGACACGCTGGGGCAATTAGAACGGGCTAGGTATGAAGATGACATTGATAAAATGAAACCTCTCATGGAGCTTCTGAAGCACTGGAAAGATGCTGGAGACCGCATCATGGGCAAACGGAATGAGTTGGATAGTATGGTGAAGAGTTGTGCAGAGGAAG GAAGCGATGGTGTTACCCATGGATATCGACCTGATACCGACTCCCCACCGAAAGGTGAAGAAGTAGAGATTGTTGAAGCAAGCATGAAATTTGAAGCTGAGCACGAGGAATGCGTGCGTGTGTTGCCCTACAAAGAAAACGATCAGGTGGTGATTCGTTTCTACGTTTTCAGTGGCGAGTCTGGTGCACTCGAGAGCTTAAAAGTAGCCGCCCAAGAATTCTTTGCAAAGATGAAGGTGGAACTAAGGTGGTTAGATCTATATAACAACGCAGTCAATATACTAAATGTTACACCTCTTGGGTACGTTTGTGGTGAATCCCACGAACTTGCACTGGAGGCGTATCAAGTCGATGCAATCAACGAGGTAATAAACGAAAATCTAAGTAAGTTTGACAAACATCGAAACGTCACATCTGTGCAGGCCTCTTTTAAAGTGACAAACTCCCAGCAGACACGTGAACCGTGTATAAGAATTTATGTTCTAGGAAAAGGTTTCATTCCTATGGGCGAATCCAAGTTCGAACCTTTTCTTGGACCTTACCCGGTGGACGTGGTAGACGGGTTTTGGTATAGAACTCGAGACATCTGGACTCCGAATCAGGCACAAAAACAGAACGACGTGGTTTGTTTGGGAGCAAGCATTGGCGTGAAGGGTGAGGGAGGTTGTGGGACCTTAGGTGCTATTGTGGAGGATGGAGTTGGTGGCTTATATGCACTGTCGTGTGATCACGTGATCAAACATGGGCCCATTGTTCAAAATGAGATTGTTCACCCTGGATTGGATGACCATTTAAACTATCTAAGGTACCACTTATGTGAATACGCCCATTGGATAGACGAAATTACTGGACCCGGCAATGAGGAGACTGAGATTTCTGGGGCTGAAAATCTCCAAAAACCTGAAATGCGGGAGAAGTTCAACAGGCTGAGGGAACTAAAGGAAGCGAATCTAAATTCCGAAAGATGTTTACAGTGGATACTGAAGAAAGCGGAGGAACATGAAGAGGCCTTCAAGGCGGGTTTGAAAGAACCAAGGGTTGTGGGTAGTTACACTAAAGGGTTGAGATGTAATTTCAAATGGACGAATGACAAAGAGTATTTCGTTGATGCTGCCATTGCCAAGTTGACTGACGACGAAGTGATTCGTTTAAAAGAATCCAAAATCGTTCAAGTTATTGGAAGAGGAGTTCGTCCCAATGGTGAATGTTGCCCAGTAAAAGATATCATGAATGCTGAACTCCTGTGCAAGAGTGGCAGAACAACAGGGTACACCGAAAACGGCCATGTTGTTGATGCCTCCGTAGATGCGCCAGGGTTTTTGGCGCCTCCTATGTTCGAGGCACAATCAGATGCAACATTTAATATCAGACTACCACACACCGCTTGTCCAGAAAGTGACACACGGCAAACAAGTCAATCACAAATGGAACCAATTCACGGGATGACCTGCAAGAAAATGTTTAGTAATGTCGTTTGCGAGCGCGTATGGCGCAAGAGCTGCTTGTTCATTGACGCAAAAAGACACTTTGTTCATGAAGGGGATTCGGGAGCGGTGATCTTCGAAAAACGCCGTGAGAGTCGTGGCCTTCGTGGCTTTGGCATAATTTTTGCTATGCATGAAAATTCTTATAAAATATATGCCATAGCATCACCCTTAGAAGTCGTTCTTGATGCCCTTTCATCAGAAATCTCAGAAGGTAACCTTCATACCTTGCGATTGGTATCAGAATTGAACAGTTGA